In Solanum pennellii chromosome 3, SPENNV200, a single window of DNA contains:
- the LOC107015348 gene encoding ADP-ribosylation factor-like protein 5: MGGFVSRFWFMMFPAKEYKIIVVGLDNAGKTTTLYKLHLGEVVTTNPTVGSNVEELVYKNIRFEVWDLGGQERLRTSWATYYRGTHAVIVVIDSSDRARISTMKDELFRLLPHEDLQNAVVLVFANKQDIKDAMTPAEITDALSLHSIKNHDWHIQACSALTGDGLYDGLGWIAQKVPGKTPT, encoded by the exons ATGGGAGGTTTCGTATCGAGATTCTGGTTCATGATGTTTCCGGCGAAAGAGTACAAGATCATTGTTGTTGGATTGGATAATGCTGGAAAAACGACGACGCTTTATAAGTTGCATCTGGGTGAGGTGGTTACTACCAATCCTACTGTTGGTAGTAATGTTGAGGAGCTTGTTTATAAGAACATACGATTTGAG GTCTGGGATCTTGGTGGGCAAGAAAGACTGAGGACATCATGGGCAACTTACTATCGCGGAACTCATGCTGTCATTGTAGTTATCGATAGCAGTGACAGAGCCCGTATTTCCACTATGAAAGACGAGCTGTTCAGGTTGCTTCCACACGAGGATCTGCAAAATGCAGTTGTACTAGTGTTTGCAAACAAACAGGATATTAAAGATGCCATGACCCCTGCAGAGATAACTGATGCACTTTCTCTTCATAGCATCAAGAACCACGATTGGCATATACAAGCCTGCAGTGCCCTGACTGGTGACGGCTTATACGA
- the LOC107012607 gene encoding armadillo repeat-containing protein LFR — protein sequence MQKRQSGGVAGGVSATPVAKRGRPLGSVNSNSAAASATAAAASSAADSVAPPTLLGPSLHVHYAFADQNNKRIVLALQSGLKSELTWALNALTLLSFKEKDEVRKDATPLAKIPGLLDALLQVIDDWRDIALPRVLVKTPRVRLLGANSAVTGFGNEYEALNSDNSLPHPSTGSGSSNKEASVLKSANKLRPGAWNFDEDGLFNLDEEGRAEKQLCAVAASNIIRNFSNMPDNEVIMAQHRHCFETIFQCLEDYVTEDEELVTNALETVVNLALLLNLRIFSSSKPSFIKMTEKRAVKALMGMLGSAVKAWHSGAAELIGRLIINPDNEPFLLPFASQIYTRLVDIMSSPPTDAQAAAVGALYNLAEINMDCRLKLASERWAIDRLLKVIKMPHPVPEICRKAATILENLVLEPQNKPLLLSYENAFAEMLFGDPRYSDIFARILYELTSRSSNKVASACGIWGM from the exons ATGCAGAAGCGGCAAAGCGGTGGCGTAGCTGGCGGTGTCTCAGCTACTCCGGTAGCTAAGAGAGGACGTCCGTTAGGTAGCGTAAACAGTAACTCCGCCGCTGCCTCTGCTACCGCGGCAGCCGCATCCAGTGCTGCCGACTCAGTAGCTCCGCCAACGCTTCTCGGACCTTCACTTCATGTTCACTATGCATTTGCTG ATCAGAATAATAAAAGGATTGTTCTGGCACTTCAAAGTGGATTGAAGAGTGAGCTGACGTGGGCATTAAACGCTCTCACTTTGCTATCATTTAAAGAGAAAGATGAAGTCCGCAAAGATGCAACCCCTCTTGCGAAAATTCCTGGGTTGCTTGATGCTCTACTTCAAGTT ATAGATGACTGGCGTGATATAGCTTTACCAAGGGTGCTTGTGAAGACACCACGTGTTCGACTATTGGGTGCAAATTCAGCTGTTACTGGATTTGGAAATGAATATGAGGCCTTGAACTCGGATAATAGCTTACCTCATCCTAG TACTGGATCTGGATCCTCCAACAAAGAGGCATCTGTTCTGAAGTCTGCTAACAAGCTTCGCCCTGGAGCCTGGAATTTTGATGAAGATGGCCTATTTAACTTGGATGAGGAGGGGCGTGCTGAGAAACAGCTGTGTGCTGTCGCTGCTTCAAACATTATCCGCAACTTCTCTAACATGCCAGATAATGAAGTCATCATGGCGCAGCACAGGCATTGCTTTGAAACCATATTTCAATGTCTTGAAGATTATGTTACAG AGGATGAGGAACTTGTCACAAATGCCCTCGAGACTGTAGTGAATTTGGCTTTGTTGCTGAATCTTCGGATCTTTAGCTCCTCAAAACCTTCTTTTATCAAAATGAC GGAGAAACGTGCAGTCAAGGCTCTCATGGGAATGCTGGGATCTGCTGTGAAGGCTTGGCACTCTGGCGCTGCTGAATTAATTGGTCGTCTTATAATAAATCCTGACAATGAACCTTTCCTACTTCCTTTTGCTTCACAG ATATATACACGTTTGGTCGATATAATGAGCTCTCCACCAACTGATGCTCAAGCAGCTGCTGTAGGTGCATTATATAACCTTGCAGAGATAAATATGGACTGTCGTTTGAAGTTGGCCAGTGAGCGATG GGCAATTGATCGACTGTTGAAAGTGATCAAGATGCCACATCCAGTACCAGAAATTTGCAGAAAAGCAGCAACTATTTTGGAAAACCTAGTCTTGGAGCCGCAGAACAAGCCCCTCCTCCTATCCTATGAAAATGCGTTTGCGGAAATGCTCTTCGGGGATCCAAGGTACTCAGACATATTCGCGAGGATATTATATGAACTAACATCACGATCAAGCAACAAAGTTGCATCAGCTTGTGGTATTTGGGGCATGTAA
- the LOC107012550 gene encoding 3-ketoacyl-CoA synthase 11-like, with product MGDENKKNSVGSETARISVEINNLPNFLQSIRLKYVKLGYHYLISNAMYLFLVPVLGVLCVHVMTISVEDLIQLLDKLKFNLITVILCSAVVVFLGTLYFMTRPRKVYLVDFSCYKPKPDVMCSKETFMERSKQARIFTEENLAFQKKILERSGLGQKTYFPEALLRVPAEPNMAEARKEAEMVMFGAIDELLAKTRVKAKDIGILVVNCSLFNPTPSLSAMIVNHYKLRGNVMSYNLGGMGCSAGLISIDLAKQLLQVNPNSYALVVSTENITLNWYFGNNRSMLVSNCIFRMGGAAILLSNRSTDGRRSKYQLIHTVRTHKGADDRSYGCVFQEEDEKKEIGVALSKDLMAVAGEALKTNITTLGPLVLPMSEQLLFFMTLVARKIFKMKIKPYIPDFKLAFEHFCIHAGGRAVLDELEKNLELSQWHMEPSRMTLYRFGNTSSSSLWYELAYTEAKGRIKKGDRTWQIAFGSGFKCNSAVWRALKTINPVKEKNPWMDEVHEFPVEVPRIVTINDS from the exons ATGGGGGATGAGAACAAGAAGAATTCAGTTGGCTCTGAAACCGCGCGAATTTCGGTTGAAATTAACAATCTTCCTAATTTTCTTCAATCAATCAGGCTCAAATATGTGAAACTTGGTTACCATTATTTGATCAGCAATGCAATGTATCTGTTTTTGGTTCCTGTTTTGGGAGTTCTTTGTGTTCATGTTATGACTATTTCAGTTGAGGACCTAATCCAATTATTGGATAAATTGAAGTTCAATCTTATCACAGTGATTTTATGTTctgctgttgttgtttttttgggGACACTTTATTTCATGACAAGGCCTAGAAAAGTGTATTTGGTTGATTTTTCATGTTATAAGCCTAAGCCTGATGTTATGTGTAGTAAAGAAACTTTCATGGAGAGATCAAAACAAGCCAGGATTTTCACTGAGGAGAATTTGGCCTTTCAGAAGAAGATACTAGAAAGGTCGGGTTTAGGTCAAAAGACGTATTTTCCTGAGGCACTTTTGAGAGTGCCCGCGGAACCTAACATGGCTGAGGCAAGGAAAGAGGCTGAGATGGTGATGTTTGGTGCTATCGATGAGTTGTTGGCGAAAACTAGGGTGAAGGCTAAGGATATTGGGATACTTGTGGTGAATTGTAGCTTGTTTAATCCAACACCATCACTTTCTGCTATGATTGTTAACCATTACAAGCTCAGGGGAAATGTTATGAGTTATAATCTTGGTGGAATGGGATGTAGTGCTGGACTCATTTCTATTGATCTTGCTAAACAACTATTGCAg GTGAATCCTAATTCTTATGCACTTGTGGTGAGTACGGAAAACATAACACTCAATTGGTACTTTGGCAACAACAGATCAATGCTTGTCTCAAATTGCATATTTAGGATGGGAGGTGCTGCAATTCTGCTGTCAAACAGATCAACAGATGGTCGACGTTCCAAGTACCAACTGATCCATACAGTACGTACACACAAGGGCGCGGATGACAGGAGCTATGGTTGTGTGTTCCAGGAGGAGGACGAGAAGAAGGAGATTGGTGTTGCCTTGTCGAAGGACCTAATGGCTGTTGCAGGGGAAGCACTAAAAACTAACATCACAACGCTCGGGCCATTAGTCCTTCCTATGTCTGAGCAACTCCTTTTCTTCATGACATTAGTCGCGAGGAAGATCTTTAAGATGAAAATCAAGCCTTACATACCTGATTTCAAGCTGGCATTCGAGCATTTCTGTATACACGCTGGTGGAAGGGCAGTACTGGATGAGCTCGAGAAGAATCTCGAGCTCAGCCAATGGCATATGGAGCCATCAAGAATGACACTTTACAGGTTTGGTAACACATCAAGTAGCTCTTTATGGTATGAATTGGCTTATACTGAAGCTAAAGGGAGGATCAAGAAAGGAGACAGGACATGGCAAATTGCATTTGGTTCTGGATTTAAATGTAACAGTGCTGTGTGGCGCGCGTTAAAGACGATTAATCCTGTTAAAGAGAAGAATCCATGGATGGATGAGGTTCATGAATTCCCAGTTGAAGTACCTAGAATTGTCACAATTAATGattcttga